The genomic window ATCAAGACCCGTATTTGTGTTGAAATTCATTTCATTCTCCTTTAGCTTGCAGCGACAAAAGCTTATCTATCTTCTTATCAATAGCCACTATTTTTCCCAGGCTGTTTTGATTGCTCTCAATGGCAGCTTCAATCTGCAGTACTTTGCGTCTGAGCTCGTTTAAGGCATTCTGAAGCAGTGTGTCCGAAGCCAGAATATCTTTCCCCAGTTCTTTCGTTGCTTCGCGAAAGCGGTTAAAAAATGTTTCGCTTTGTTTTTCGATGTAAAGAGTCAGCAGCCTTCCGGGAAGCAGCGTGTTGGTCCGGCCGTCCCCTCTGATCTTGTATGTGCCCCCAGCCGTGCAGTGCGGCTTTTCTTTACCGGAGGGAATCTCAATTCGATAGATTGGTTTTCTGGCATAGTTTTCTATTATTATAGCGACTTCAACGGGCGGAACACAACTCTCCGCTTTACTTAAAATAAAGAGTCTTTCCTTGTCACCAACCGGACAGCCTATAATTCTACCTTTCTGCATGCTGTTTTTATCTTCAATCTCACCCACGCCAGCTAAAATGGTTCCTCCATTTTCTGAATTCGCAAATGCTACTAAATCTGTGGCTTGAATGCCTTTAACTGTCATTTTGAAATCCGCATCGAAACCTTCCTGTTTGACCAGCAGCTGTTTTGTTTTGCTGGAAATCGTCATATATAGATCTTTTTCCATAAAAACCTCATGATAGGATATTTTCCTATTCTATCATAACCAATCATCAAACAAAAAATCACTCCAAAGAACCGCATCAGGAAGATTGAAAACAAAAGGAGGAACGTATCCTTTTGTCCCCCCTCTCCGCGGTATGTCTTAATGCAGTTGTTTTTCTGCTGCGCAGGCCTCACTGTCCACAATATCCAAAATCCTGCTCAAGATCTCCTCGTATTTTTCTTCGACAGCCTTAAAATTCATATACGGCACATAATATTGCTCCAAAGCATCGTGCTCCTGTTTGACCTGGTGAATACAGTCCATTCCGCTGAGCATAAGATGACCAAACAAATCCAGGTCACTGTTCCGTTCCTGTGTCAGTGATAAAGAAAGCTCTGTATGGACATGCCTGTTCAGGTTAACGGACTCTTGATGATTGTTTCGGAAATATTCGCTCGACGTCAGGGCGACCTGCAGTTCTTTGATCACAATCGTTCCGATCTTGGAAGGGATCAGCGGTAAGTGATAGATTTCTACATCAAAACCATTTTCCATGGCCTTAGCGGCAATTTTCTCCATAAAAACGGATCTTCCTGTACCCATCTCGCCTTCCAGATAAACAATTTCCCGGATTTCCTGCAGAATAGAATCTGTAAAATCAACAAAACCTTCCGGTGTATACGCACAGGAAAACAGATGTCTGGCCACGCCGGTCCTACAGGAGCTTTCCGCCATGTACACACCCTCAAATATTTTCTTTGCCAAACGCGATGTTTCCATATTCAACGCAAAAAAATCCATAGACTGCCTGGTTATGGCCATCATATTCTCCGCGACAGCTCTGGCTGCACTTAACAAACGGTAAGCCCTGGCAAACAGACGGCTGACTTCATTCGTTGAAGCGATAATATGTTTTACATTGTGCTGTATGGCATCCGTATCCCAGAATTCTCCCAGATTGATGATTTCATCCAGACCTCCAGGATACTTCGGATCCACAATATGCGGTGCAGTTCCATCAACCATCACAACCCCGGCATCCACAACTGCTATTCCGTCCAGGGAGTGATGATCGGAAGAGCAGTGGTGGAATTCCACATCATAACCCATTTCTGCCATTCTGTTCCCAATTTTTTTCATCAACGTTGATTTTCCGACACCAGGTCCTCCTTTGAGCACAAAAATCCGTTTCGTACCTTTTTCCAGCAGAAACGAATAGTACGAAAAAAATCCCTCTGAGGTATTTCCGCCCGGAAATACATGTTTCATGTTTCCTTTCATTTTACCGACACTCCTCAATGAATAATATGTTCACGCTTCATTTTATTGCCTGTTGCCTTAAAAGGTTCAATTGATGGTTCAGGGCAGTTCAGGAAAAAAAGTTTGACAAATCTCATTGATTTATTTCCCTTATTAATAAGGATTGTCGTTTCTTCGACTATTTTCATGCAGATATGCATGTTAATTACCACTAAAATCATTCAGCCGCTTGTTGCATTATTCCAGTTTCCAGCTTATAATCAAAATGTCTTTGGACGTTTGTCTGAGCATGGCATTTGTGATCTGCTGAGGGAGGGGAGATTTTCGCATGGATTTGCGCCGGGTATTTGACTGTATGATTTCCGTTTCGGAGTTAGGCCGCGGACAAGCTTCAAAAGTTATTCAGGCCGTTGAAGATGAAGGCAATCCCTATATCATCGTCAAAAATAATAAACCCCAGGCTGTCATCATCTCCATCCATGAATATTCGGAACTAATGCGCATCCGAGATATGGTCGCCTCTGGTCAGAATATCAGTTCTCCGCTCTATTCGCCCCATTTCCAGGATAATTATGCCTCCCTGAAAACAAATGCTCTTTCTGACGATGAAATCAATATTTTCCTTGAAAGTGAAGACCTCGAAGGCCTGGATCTTGAAAGCGAATCAAATGACTAAATGACGAACCAATAAATTTGATTCCTATATATAAATTGAACAGTTATATAAATTATAACAGTTTGGCAATCATCCAGATATTTTCAAAAAAATAGCTTGGATTTTGCTTGAACTGTTTTCTTTATTCATACTATAATGAATCTTATATCACCGAAAACAACCTATAACATTTGATGATATCTTATAAATGCAGATCTAAAATTTGAGAGGATGGAGACAATGAAAAAGCTTCTGACAGGCAACGAAGCGATTGCAAGAGGTGCCTGGGAAGCCGGAGTTGTAGTATGCACGGCTTATCCAGGAACCCCCAGTACGGAAATTACAGAAAACGCAGCAAAATATGATGAGATGTATGCGGAATGGTCCCCGAACGAAAAAGTAGCACTCGAAGTTGGTTTGGGTGCTGCGATTGCCGGCGGAAGAGCGCTTGTCTCCATGAAACATGTTGGGGTAAACGTAGCAGCAGATCCCTTGTTTACACTTTCGTATACCGGTGTTAACGGTGGACTGGTACTTGTATCTGCTGACGATCCGGGCATGCATAGTTCTCAAAATGAACAGGATAACCGTCATTTTGGACGGGCAGCAAAAATTCCGGTACTAGAGCCGGCCAACAGCCAGGAGGCCAAAGATTTTACCAAATTGGCTTTTGACATCAGCGAGATGTTTGATACTCCGGTTATGCTCAGAACGACAACACGGGTGGCACATTCCCAGTCCCTGGTCGAACTTGCTGACCGTGAGGAGAAAGGAATCAAGGAATATCAGAAAAATCCTTCCAAATATGTGATGATTCCCGCAAATGCCCGTCATCGCCATGTAGTTGTTGAGGATAGGCTGATAAAACTAAAAAACTACGCTGAAAGTACCGATTTAAACCGTGTTGAATGGAACGATACAAAAATCGGAGTAATTACCAGCGGCGTAACCTACCAGTATGTCAAAGAAATTTTACCGGAAGTTTCAATCTTAAAACTTGGCATGACCTTCCCGCTGCCCCAAAAAATGATTATGGACTTTGCGGACAAAGTAGATCAGTTATATATTGTCGAAGAATTGGAACCTTTTATCGAAGAGTATGTAAGATCCTGGGGTCTTGATGTTCATGGCAAGGATACTTTTCCGCTGATCGGAGAATTACTGCCGGAAACGATTGCCGCCAAAATGGTACAGACGCTTGGGGACTGTTCTCCCCGCGAGACGGCCGAACCAGATCAACTGCAATATGAAGTTCCTCCGCGTCCTCCTGTCCTATGTCCCGGCTGTCCGCACAGAGGTCTTTTCTATGTACTTAATAAGCTTAAAGTCACTGTCGCCGGTGACATCGGTTGTTATACGCTTGGCTGCCTTGCTCCGCTTAAAGCCATTGACACGACCATTTGTATGGGAGCAAGCATCGGTACTGCTATTGGTATGGAGAAAGCCAGAGGTAAGGATTTTGCACGCAGCCTGGTCGCTGTGATTGGAGATTCTACTTTCATTCATTCGGGAATAACTGCACTTGTTGACGTTGTCTACAATAAAGCAACAACAACGACAATTATTCTGGATAACCGCATCACGGCAATGACCGGCCACCAACATAACCCGACGACCGGGTTTACAGTTAAAGGAGAGCCTACCAAAGAAATTGATCTCGTCCTTCTGGCCAAGGCCGTCGGCGTAGAACGGGTACGGGTTGTTGACCCGTTTGAGCTGGAGGGGCTAGAAAAAATTGTCGGAGAAGAACTGGCTGCAGAAGAGCCTTCAGTCATAATCACCCAACGGAATTGCGCCCTGATCGATAAAAGCAGGAATAACCCTTATAGCGTATCCCCGGGAGCTTGTACCGGCTGTCTACGCTGCCTTAAGTTAGGCTGTCCCTGTATTGCCAAGGAAGGGAAAAAAGTCAGGATCAATCTTGCCCAGTGTGTAGGCTGCGGGCTTTGTGCCACCGTCTGCCCCAGCGAAGCAATGAGGAAAGAAGGTAGCGCCAATGACTGATATCACGAATATTCTTATTGTTGGAGTAGGGGGACAGGGAACAATCCTTGCAAGCAGAGTACTGGCGGGCGCCGTCCAAATGACCGGCCAGGACGTTAAGGTCTCGGAGATTCACGGGATGGCTCAGCGGGGCGGGAGTGTGGTTACCCAGGTAAGATACGGCAAAGAAGTCGCCTCCCCGATCATTCCTGAAGGTGAAGCGGATATTATACTCGCTTTTGAGAAGCTGGAGGCTCTCCGCTGGCTGCCCTATCTGAAAAAGGATGGCAGCATCTTAATTAATGACCAAAGGATCGATCCTATGCCGGTAGTCGTCGGAGCAGCGCAATATCCTTCCGATGTGTTGGATATTATTAAAAAAGAACGTAAAGAAGTTTTCATCATCAACGGACTCGAAAAGGCTGTCGAAGCTGGTAACGCTAAAGCAGTCAACGTTGTTTTGCTGGGATTGCTGGCCAGATGCCTGAAGATCGACAAGCAAACTTGGCTTGATGTTATCCGGGAAACAGTCCCCTCCAAACTGCTTGAGGTCAATCTGAAAGCTTTTGAAGAGGGCTGGAACAGTTTTGACCGCTGAGTTGTATCTCTGTACAAAAAAATGACCGATAGGATACTGCTAATAGTGTTATGCTATTGGCAGTATTTTTTTAGGCTCTATGTCAAATGTTGGGGTGAACCCCAAAACAAGAGTAACTCTAAACCAATATGATGCTGCTAATGGTTTTTGACTGTTATCAGCATTTTTTGAGCTAGGCTAAGGTTGACGACATGGTGCCATCCTCTTTTCGGCTGTTGTGCCATCCATGGCACAAACAGTCGCGTTCCGCATCCGAGCTCCACTTGGCGCGAACAGTACCATGTCGTTAATATCTCGTTCATTAAGCCATCATCTAGAGAATGTGGGATTCTCATACGAAAAAAGGGGACAGCACGACTTTATCGAACATATGTTTGCTTTATTCATTATCCTGTGCTAGAATTAATTTGGGTGATGAGCATGGGTACTCTGGAAAAACTTGCAGTCCTCGCTGATGGAGCCAAGTATGATGTCTCTTGTGCGTCAAGCGGGGTAAATAAGCATAATCAAGGCGGTATCGGCAACTCCAAATCATTTGGCATTTGCCATACCTGGTCTGCTGATGGCCGCTGTGTTTCGCTTTTAAAGATTCTCCTGACCAACTACTGCATCTATAACTGCAATTACTGCGTCAACCGCAATCAGAATGATATCCCGCGAGCCAGTTTCACGCCAAGGGAAGTTGCCGACCTGACGATTCAATTCTACAGGCGGAATTATATTGAAGGTCTTTTTTTGAGCTCGGGTATTGAGCGCAGTCCAAATCATACCATGGAAAGGATTTATCAGGTTCTTGACATTCTGAGGCATGAATATCACTTTTACGGATATATACACGTCAAAGTGATTCCCGGCGCCGATCCGGCACTGGTCAACAAGACCGGATTGCTCGCCGACAGGATGAGCATTAATATTGAACAGCCTACAGAGCAGAGCCTCAAACTCCTGGCCCCGCAAAAGACACTGCCCGTCCTATTTGCGCCGATGAATCAAATTCATCATCAGATGACGCAAAACGCTTCCGAAAGAAAGATTTTCCGGCACGTCCAAAAATTTGTTCCAGCAGGACAGTCGACCCAGATGATTGTCGGGGCAAGCAAAGACAGCGACCTTTCCATTATTAAAGCCACAGAAACCCTTTACAACCGTTTTCAGTTGAAAAGAGTCTATTACTCGGCCTATGTTCCCGTTAATGAGGGCCCAAATCTTCCTGCTCTTTCCACTTCTCCGCCTTTGCTTAGAGAACACCGGCTCTATCAGGCGGACTGGCTGCTGAGATTTTACAGCTTTAAAGCGGATGAAATCGTCAATGAACAGAGTCCGTTTTTGGATACCGATTTTGATCCCAAAATTTCCTGGGCGCTTCGAAACATGCAGTTATTTCCTCTAGAAATCAACCAAGCCTCTTATGAAGAGCTGCTTCGAATTCCTGGCGTAGGCGTGACTTCCGCCCAGAGAATCATTCGGCAGCGCAGGCTGGGTAATATTTCTTATAATCATCTTAAAAAAATGGGGGTGGTTCTTAAGCGCGCTAAATATTTTATCACGTGTCAGGGCTGTTATTACGGAGGCATCCCTGCAGAAAGTGCCTTGGTGCGCCAGGCCCTGACACCTGTGGCCAAACCCGTTCAGCTATGTTTGTTTTGATTTATCCTGTAAACATATATGATCATTTTAGGGTTGACAAGGTTCTAGGAGTCTTCCGAAGAATGAGGGACTGTTGAAAATGGATTATTTATATGACGGAAGCTTTGACGGTTTACTGACTTCAATATATTACAGCTATTATGAACAAAAAGCCCATGGAATCTATCCTGAAGCTTCGTATCAGTTCAATATGTTCACGCCATCTACTGTTATCCAAAGTGATCCTGTGCTTGCTGCCAGGGTTTATGATGCGATAGACAGAAAAATTTCTGTCTACTCCTTAATGCAGATCTATTATGTATACCTCTCGAACAATCCCGCCAAAGAAAACCTTATCTTAAAATACCTTCAGCTCGGCTTTCAATTAGGTCCGAAAATTGACAGCATTCATTCTCATCCCGAGGTATTGCCGATCCGGCAAACAGCCAAGAAAGTATCTTTTGAAGCAGAACGCTTTTTAGGGCTGCTTCGCTTTACGGATACCGGCAGTTATCTTTATGCGGTTCTGGAGCCGGATCATAATATATTAATTCTTCTGGCCGACCATTTTGCTGACAGGCTAGCAGGCGAACGTTTCATTATTCATGACAAAAAAAGAAATCTTGCGATTATCTGCAATAAAAAAGAATGGTACCTTTCCGATTCCTCCGAGGAAGCAGCCATTCCTGATTCAGAGACAGAACAATTTTACCAAGAGC from Dehalobacter sp. includes these protein-coding regions:
- a CDS encoding ATP-binding protein, translated to MEKDLYMTISSKTKQLLVKQEGFDADFKMTVKGIQATDLVAFANSENGGTILAGVGEIEDKNSMQKGRIIGCPVGDKERLFILSKAESCVPPVEVAIIIENYARKPIYRIEIPSGKEKPHCTAGGTYKIRGDGRTNTLLPGRLLTLYIEKQSETFFNRFREATKELGKDILASDTLLQNALNELRRKVLQIEAAIESNQNSLGKIVAIDKKIDKLLSLQAKGE
- a CDS encoding ATPase; amino-acid sequence: MKGNMKHVFPGGNTSEGFFSYYSFLLEKGTKRIFVLKGGPGVGKSTLMKKIGNRMAEMGYDVEFHHCSSDHHSLDGIAVVDAGVVMVDGTAPHIVDPKYPGGLDEIINLGEFWDTDAIQHNVKHIIASTNEVSRLFARAYRLLSAARAVAENMMAITRQSMDFFALNMETSRLAKKIFEGVYMAESSCRTGVARHLFSCAYTPEGFVDFTDSILQEIREIVYLEGEMGTGRSVFMEKIAAKAMENGFDVEIYHLPLIPSKIGTIVIKELQVALTSSEYFRNNHQESVNLNRHVHTELSLSLTQERNSDLDLFGHLMLSGMDCIHQVKQEHDALEQYYVPYMNFKAVEEKYEEILSRILDIVDSEACAAEKQLH
- a CDS encoding type II toxin-antitoxin system Phd/YefM family antitoxin, which codes for MDLRRVFDCMISVSELGRGQASKVIQAVEDEGNPYIIVKNNKPQAVIISIHEYSELMRIRDMVASGQNISSPLYSPHFQDNYASLKTNALSDDEINIFLESEDLEGLDLESESND
- the iorA gene encoding indolepyruvate ferredoxin oxidoreductase subunit alpha, giving the protein MKKLLTGNEAIARGAWEAGVVVCTAYPGTPSTEITENAAKYDEMYAEWSPNEKVALEVGLGAAIAGGRALVSMKHVGVNVAADPLFTLSYTGVNGGLVLVSADDPGMHSSQNEQDNRHFGRAAKIPVLEPANSQEAKDFTKLAFDISEMFDTPVMLRTTTRVAHSQSLVELADREEKGIKEYQKNPSKYVMIPANARHRHVVVEDRLIKLKNYAESTDLNRVEWNDTKIGVITSGVTYQYVKEILPEVSILKLGMTFPLPQKMIMDFADKVDQLYIVEELEPFIEEYVRSWGLDVHGKDTFPLIGELLPETIAAKMVQTLGDCSPRETAEPDQLQYEVPPRPPVLCPGCPHRGLFYVLNKLKVTVAGDIGCYTLGCLAPLKAIDTTICMGASIGTAIGMEKARGKDFARSLVAVIGDSTFIHSGITALVDVVYNKATTTTIILDNRITAMTGHQHNPTTGFTVKGEPTKEIDLVLLAKAVGVERVRVVDPFELEGLEKIVGEELAAEEPSVIITQRNCALIDKSRNNPYSVSPGACTGCLRCLKLGCPCIAKEGKKVRINLAQCVGCGLCATVCPSEAMRKEGSAND
- a CDS encoding indolepyruvate oxidoreductase subunit beta yields the protein MTDITNILIVGVGGQGTILASRVLAGAVQMTGQDVKVSEIHGMAQRGGSVVTQVRYGKEVASPIIPEGEADIILAFEKLEALRWLPYLKKDGSILINDQRIDPMPVVVGAAQYPSDVLDIIKKERKEVFIINGLEKAVEAGNAKAVNVVLLGLLARCLKIDKQTWLDVIRETVPSKLLEVNLKAFEEGWNSFDR
- a CDS encoding putative DNA modification/repair radical SAM protein; this encodes MGTLEKLAVLADGAKYDVSCASSGVNKHNQGGIGNSKSFGICHTWSADGRCVSLLKILLTNYCIYNCNYCVNRNQNDIPRASFTPREVADLTIQFYRRNYIEGLFLSSGIERSPNHTMERIYQVLDILRHEYHFYGYIHVKVIPGADPALVNKTGLLADRMSINIEQPTEQSLKLLAPQKTLPVLFAPMNQIHHQMTQNASERKIFRHVQKFVPAGQSTQMIVGASKDSDLSIIKATETLYNRFQLKRVYYSAYVPVNEGPNLPALSTSPPLLREHRLYQADWLLRFYSFKADEIVNEQSPFLDTDFDPKISWALRNMQLFPLEINQASYEELLRIPGVGVTSAQRIIRQRRLGNISYNHLKKMGVVLKRAKYFITCQGCYYGGIPAESALVRQALTPVAKPVQLCLF
- a CDS encoding TIGR03915 family putative DNA repair protein, producing the protein MDYLYDGSFDGLLTSIYYSYYEQKAHGIYPEASYQFNMFTPSTVIQSDPVLAARVYDAIDRKISVYSLMQIYYVYLSNNPAKENLILKYLQLGFQLGPKIDSIHSHPEVLPIRQTAKKVSFEAERFLGLLRFTDTGSYLYAVLEPDHNILILLADHFADRLAGERFIIHDKKRNLAIICNKKEWYLSDSSEEAAIPDSETEQFYQELWAKYFTRISIENRKNKKLQSHFVPQRYRHNLVEFRKSELL